A region from the Brassica napus cultivar Da-Ae chromosome C8, Da-Ae, whole genome shotgun sequence genome encodes:
- the LOC106364436 gene encoding PLASMODESMATA CALLOSE-BINDING PROTEIN 4-like, whose amino-acid sequence MLSTVSFIPFFSANFLMKNLKSFCSPYKPKKEGKKKNKQPQALMAAKQSYFFLFLSLVPLCSSTTHDVINPPTVFPTNPTTTPPATTFPPVTITPTNPSPALPLNPPVTVVPPTLTPPVTTNPVTQYPPTQPSGTVPVIPPPVVSTSPSVSGQSWCVAKPGASQTSLQLALDYACGSGKADCSQIQQGGSCYSPISLQNHASFAFNSYYQKNPSPQSCDFGGAASVVSTNPSTGSCVYQTGSSSGSSTSTSTPVGTTTPTPSTQTVNQPPLTPTPITPTGGVTIGVGTPPAVFNPANPSSNTLPNPSSGGSAVYGFDGSPNGNNPTPSDSTNLQIHSAHIMVVSLILHAVLFH is encoded by the exons ATGTTAAGTACAGTCAGCTTCATCCCTTTTTTCTCCGCCAATTTTCTCATGAAGAATCTCAAAAGCTTTTGTTCTCCTTATAAACCCAAGAAAGAagggaagaaaaaaaacaaacaacctcaAGCTCTGATGGCGGCAAAACAGAGTTacttcttcttgtttctttctcttGTCCCACTCTGTTCCTCAACAACTCATGATGTCATAAATCCACCAACGGTCTTCCCAACAAACCCTACAACTACACCACCGGCTACTACATTCCCTCCGGTGACCATAACCCCCACAAATCCATCTCCAGCCCTTCCTCTTAACCCTCCAGTCACAGTAGTCCCTCCTACACTCACACCACCAGTGACCACCAACCCAGTGACTCAGTACCCTCCAACACAACCCTCAGGGACGGTTCCTGTGATTCCACCGCCTGTTGTCTCAACCTCCCCATCGGTTTCAGGACAAAGCTGGTGCGTGGCAAAGCCTGGAGCCTCCCAAACCTCACTCCAGTTGGCTCTTGACTATGCATGTGGAAGCGGTAAAGCGGATTGCTCTCAGATACAGCAAGGAGGCAGCTGTTATTCGCCCATCAGTCTTCAGAATCATGCCTCGTTTGCCTTCAACAGCTATTACCAGAAGAATCCTTCTCCTCAAAGCTGTGATTTTGGTGGTGCAGCTTCAGTTGTTAGCACTAACCCAA GTACTGGTTCTTGCGTTTACCAGACAGGTTCTAGTTCTGGTTCATCAACATCAACGTCAACTCCAGTAGGAACAACAACGCCAACTCCATCAACACAAACAGTGAACCAGCCACCTCTCACACCAACACCTATAACACCAACAGGAGGCGTGACAATTGG GGTTGGAACTCCACCAGCGGTTTTTAACCCGGcgaatccttcatcaaacacTCTACCAAATCCATCCTCAGGAGGTTCAGCGGTTTACGGGTTTGATGGTTCACCTAATGGTAACAATCCAACACCATCAGACTCAACCAACTTGCAGATTCACTCTGCTCATATTATGGTGGTATCATTGATTCTTCATGCAGTGCTATTTCATTAG
- the LOC106366834 gene encoding serine/threonine-protein kinase haspin homolog isoform X3 — protein MGQRVDLWSDIIRSDEEDGDGFRDVPQVEVYQRRKKLEKPSAAENLNRAWSVKGVRTSFINGPKRDSWTRSLSTRGRESIAVGAYVNNQPQKKHVRRKKPAIPKGKGVKAPDLQKEKEYFHEVDAFELVEESPSPKTKNASTWINGEQVVPEVPHLATRLEKWLISKKLNRPCGPSSTLSKILESSHSTTRLEPILDDVAFDVLALGTPANASASNSSIFRLIQSGDDSLDAEDVPVTKIKTEEIDFEDESVRKIKTEEIDLEDELKRLSLTSDLASSHLDYEKPFLDLLSACGQMRPSNFMEVFSKFCEPESIVKIGEGTYGEAFRAGPSVCKIVPIDGDFTVNGEIQKRADELLEEVILSWTLNQLREQETEAQNLCPTFIRTQDIKVCQGPYDPILVKAWEEWDAKNGSENDHPDFPEKQCYVMFVLEHGGKDLEGFVLLNFDEARSLLVQVTAGLAVAEAAFEFEHRDLHWGNILLSRNNSSTLPFIVEGKQVFVKTFGVQISIIDFTLSRINTGEKILFLDLTADPYLFKGPKGDKQSETYRKMKAVTKDSWEGHFARTNVLWLIYLVDLLLTKKSFERSSKDERELRSLKQRMEKYKSAKEALSDPFFSDMLLDQIS, from the exons ATGGGGCAGAGAG TTGATCTTTGGTCTGATATCATTAGATCCGATGAAGAAGACGGAGATGGGTTCAGAGATGTCCCTCAGGTCGAAGTTTACCAGAGAAGGAAGAAGCTTGAGAAGCCTTCCGCAGCCGaaaattt AAACAGAGCGTGGTCGGTGAAAGGTGTTCGTACAAGTTTCATCAACGGACCCAAGAGAGATAGCTGGACTCGTTCCCTTTCCACCAG AGGGAGGGAGAGTATAGCAGTGGGCGCTTATGTCAACAATCAGCCTCAGAAGAAGCATGTTAGGAGAAAGAAGCCTGCTATTCCAAAG GGGAAAGGTGTGAAAGCTCCAGACTTGCAGAAAGAGAAGGAGTATTTTCATGAGGTTGATGCTTTTGAGCTTGTGGAAGAGAGTCCATCTCCCAAGACCAAGAATGCTAGTACATGGATCAATGGTGAGCAAGTTGTTCCTGAGGTGCCGCATCTGGCCACACGATTAGAGAAATGGCTGATCTCGAAGAAGTTAAATCGTCCTTGTGGTCCTTCAAGCACACTCTCTAAGATACTTGAAAGTTCACACTCAACCACACGCCTAGAGCCAATACTTGATGATGTTGCCTTTGATGTGTTGGCTCTAGGAACCCCAGCAAATGCTTCTGCTAGTAACAGTTCAATTTTCAGGCTCATTCAGAGCGGTGATGACAGCTTAGATGCCGAAGATGTGCCTGTTACAAAGATCAAGACAGAGGAAATTGACTTTGAAGATGAGTCTGTTAGAAAGATCAAGACTGAAGAAATCGACCTTGAAGATGAGCTGAAGCGACTGTCTTTGACGTCTGATCTGGCATCCTCTCATCTGGATTATGAGAAGCCATTTCTTGATCTGTTGTCCGCCTGTGGACAGATGCGACCATCAAACTTCATGGAAGTGTTCTCCAAATTCTG TGAACCAGAAAGCATTGTCAAGATTGGTGAAGGTACGTATGGGGAGGCTTTTAGAGCTGGTCCTAGTGTCTGCAAAATTGTTCCAATCGATGGAGACTTTACCGTTAACGGAGAAATACAGAAG AGAGCTGACGAACTGCTTGAGGAAGTGATACTCTCTTGGACTCTTAATCAACTTAGAGAACAAGAGACTGAAGCTCAGAATTTGTGCCCGACATTCATAAGAACTCAAGA TATAAAAGTGTGCCAAGGTCCCTATGACCCTATACTGGTAAAAGCATGGGAAGAGTGGGATGCAAAAAATGGATCTGAGAATGATCACCCAGATTTTCCGGAGAAACAA TGTTATGTCATGTTTGTTCTGGAACATGGTGGCAAAGACCTTGAAGGCTTCGTTCTTTTGAACTTTGATGAAGCACGGAGCTTACTGGTTCAG GTCACCGCTGGCCTGGCTGTTGCTGAAGCTGCTTTTGAGTTTGAGCACAGAGATCTTCACTG gGGAAACATTCTTCTAAGTCGTAATAACTCGAGTACTCTGCCTTTTATTGTCGAGGGGAAACAAGTTTTCGTCAAAACTTTTGGAGTACAGATATCTATAATCGACTTTACTCTTTCAAGAATCAATACAG GTGAAAAGATACTGTTTCTGGACCTTACTGCTGATCCCTACCTTTTCAAAGGACCAAAAGGAGATAAACAG TCGGAAACTTATAGAAAGATGAAGGCGGTTACTAAAGATAGCTGGGAAGGACA CTTTGCTCGAACAAACGTTCTCTGGTTAATCTACCTCGTGGATCTCTTACTGACCAAGAAATCATTC GAGCGGTCTTCGAAAGATGAAAGAGAATTGAGGTCACTGAAGCAGCGCATGGAGAAGTATAAATCAGCTAAAGAGGCTCTTTCAGATCCTTTCTTCTCAGACATGTTGTTGGACCAAATATCATAA
- the LOC106364435 gene encoding uncharacterized protein LOC106364435: MHLPSSTSTPETADTASNSTVICQDCGSQDSWVIHSARLRGVLRFFCTHCLLRNHPMSFCPSCLAFYDSSPPHQFRRVSCSKCGSHTHIHCAGGDDVSSSPPYLCPPCLNPSSFSFFRPIVDANGVRFLDKSLSEAFLCAAKISAFSMSRAVFVANLEAELKGRECAVAKKREREALEDVVKLYEKARLAIQKLREGSVEISGDYQKPKQSFA; the protein is encoded by the coding sequence ATGCACCTTCCGTCGTCAACGTCAACGCCGGAGACGGCTGATACAGCGTCGAATTCCACCGTTATATGCCAAGATTGCGGCAGCCAAGATTCGTGGGTCATACACTCTGCACGTCTCCGCGGCGTCCTCCGCTTCTTCTGCACGCACTGCCTCCTCCGCAACCATCCGATGTCGTTTTGCCCCTCGTGCCTAGCCTTCTACGACTCTTCCCCTCCGCATCAGTTTCGCCGCGTCTCTTGCTCAAAATGCGGCTCCCACACTCACATCCACTGCGCCGGCGGCGACGACGTAAGCTCCTCTCCTCCTTACCTCTGTCCTCCTTGCCTGAACCCTAGTTCGTTCTCATTCTTCCGTCCGATCGTCGACGCTAACGGCGTTCGATTCTTGGATAAGTCCCTCTCGGAGGCTTTCTTGTGCGCCGCCAAGATCTCGGCTTTTTCGATGAGCAGGGCCGTGTTTGTGGCTAATTTGGAAGCTGAGCTGAAGGGGAGAGAGTGTGCGGTTGCGAAGAAGAGAGAGCGCGAGGCTCTTGAGGATGTTGTAAAGCTCTACGAGAAGGCGAGGTTGGCTATTCAGAAGCTTAGAGAAGGCTCCGTTGAGATCTCCGGTGATTATCAGAAACCGAAACAGAGTTTTGCATAG
- the LOC106366834 gene encoding serine/threonine-protein kinase haspin homolog isoform X1 → MGQRGWCLVAVDLWSDIIRSDEEDGDGFRDVPQVEVYQRRKKLEKPSAAENLNRAWSVKGVRTSFINGPKRDSWTRSLSTRGRESIAVGAYVNNQPQKKHVRRKKPAIPKGKGVKAPDLQKEKEYFHEVDAFELVEESPSPKTKNASTWINGEQVVPEVPHLATRLEKWLISKKLNRPCGPSSTLSKILESSHSTTRLEPILDDVAFDVLALGTPANASASNSSIFRLIQSGDDSLDAEDVPVTKIKTEEIDFEDESVRKIKTEEIDLEDELKRLSLTSDLASSHLDYEKPFLDLLSACGQMRPSNFMEVFSKFCEPESIVKIGEGTYGEAFRAGPSVCKIVPIDGDFTVNGEIQKRADELLEEVILSWTLNQLREQETEAQNLCPTFIRTQDIKVCQGPYDPILVKAWEEWDAKNGSENDHPDFPEKQCYVMFVLEHGGKDLEGFVLLNFDEARSLLVQVTAGLAVAEAAFEFEHRDLHWGNILLSRNNSSTLPFIVEGKQVFVKTFGVQISIIDFTLSRINTGEKILFLDLTADPYLFKGPKGDKQSETYRKMKAVTKDSWEGHFARTNVLWLIYLVDLLLTKKSFERSSKDERELRSLKQRMEKYKSAKEALSDPFFSDMLLDQIS, encoded by the exons ATGGGGCAGAGAG GTTGGTGTTTGGTGGCAGTTGATCTTTGGTCTGATATCATTAGATCCGATGAAGAAGACGGAGATGGGTTCAGAGATGTCCCTCAGGTCGAAGTTTACCAGAGAAGGAAGAAGCTTGAGAAGCCTTCCGCAGCCGaaaattt AAACAGAGCGTGGTCGGTGAAAGGTGTTCGTACAAGTTTCATCAACGGACCCAAGAGAGATAGCTGGACTCGTTCCCTTTCCACCAG AGGGAGGGAGAGTATAGCAGTGGGCGCTTATGTCAACAATCAGCCTCAGAAGAAGCATGTTAGGAGAAAGAAGCCTGCTATTCCAAAG GGGAAAGGTGTGAAAGCTCCAGACTTGCAGAAAGAGAAGGAGTATTTTCATGAGGTTGATGCTTTTGAGCTTGTGGAAGAGAGTCCATCTCCCAAGACCAAGAATGCTAGTACATGGATCAATGGTGAGCAAGTTGTTCCTGAGGTGCCGCATCTGGCCACACGATTAGAGAAATGGCTGATCTCGAAGAAGTTAAATCGTCCTTGTGGTCCTTCAAGCACACTCTCTAAGATACTTGAAAGTTCACACTCAACCACACGCCTAGAGCCAATACTTGATGATGTTGCCTTTGATGTGTTGGCTCTAGGAACCCCAGCAAATGCTTCTGCTAGTAACAGTTCAATTTTCAGGCTCATTCAGAGCGGTGATGACAGCTTAGATGCCGAAGATGTGCCTGTTACAAAGATCAAGACAGAGGAAATTGACTTTGAAGATGAGTCTGTTAGAAAGATCAAGACTGAAGAAATCGACCTTGAAGATGAGCTGAAGCGACTGTCTTTGACGTCTGATCTGGCATCCTCTCATCTGGATTATGAGAAGCCATTTCTTGATCTGTTGTCCGCCTGTGGACAGATGCGACCATCAAACTTCATGGAAGTGTTCTCCAAATTCTG TGAACCAGAAAGCATTGTCAAGATTGGTGAAGGTACGTATGGGGAGGCTTTTAGAGCTGGTCCTAGTGTCTGCAAAATTGTTCCAATCGATGGAGACTTTACCGTTAACGGAGAAATACAGAAG AGAGCTGACGAACTGCTTGAGGAAGTGATACTCTCTTGGACTCTTAATCAACTTAGAGAACAAGAGACTGAAGCTCAGAATTTGTGCCCGACATTCATAAGAACTCAAGA TATAAAAGTGTGCCAAGGTCCCTATGACCCTATACTGGTAAAAGCATGGGAAGAGTGGGATGCAAAAAATGGATCTGAGAATGATCACCCAGATTTTCCGGAGAAACAA TGTTATGTCATGTTTGTTCTGGAACATGGTGGCAAAGACCTTGAAGGCTTCGTTCTTTTGAACTTTGATGAAGCACGGAGCTTACTGGTTCAG GTCACCGCTGGCCTGGCTGTTGCTGAAGCTGCTTTTGAGTTTGAGCACAGAGATCTTCACTG gGGAAACATTCTTCTAAGTCGTAATAACTCGAGTACTCTGCCTTTTATTGTCGAGGGGAAACAAGTTTTCGTCAAAACTTTTGGAGTACAGATATCTATAATCGACTTTACTCTTTCAAGAATCAATACAG GTGAAAAGATACTGTTTCTGGACCTTACTGCTGATCCCTACCTTTTCAAAGGACCAAAAGGAGATAAACAG TCGGAAACTTATAGAAAGATGAAGGCGGTTACTAAAGATAGCTGGGAAGGACA CTTTGCTCGAACAAACGTTCTCTGGTTAATCTACCTCGTGGATCTCTTACTGACCAAGAAATCATTC GAGCGGTCTTCGAAAGATGAAAGAGAATTGAGGTCACTGAAGCAGCGCATGGAGAAGTATAAATCAGCTAAAGAGGCTCTTTCAGATCCTTTCTTCTCAGACATGTTGTTGGACCAAATATCATAA
- the LOC106366834 gene encoding serine/threonine-protein kinase haspin homolog isoform X2: protein MGQRGWCLVAVDLWSDIIRSDEEDGDGFRDVPQVEVYQRRKKLEKPSAAENLAWSVKGVRTSFINGPKRDSWTRSLSTRGRESIAVGAYVNNQPQKKHVRRKKPAIPKGKGVKAPDLQKEKEYFHEVDAFELVEESPSPKTKNASTWINGEQVVPEVPHLATRLEKWLISKKLNRPCGPSSTLSKILESSHSTTRLEPILDDVAFDVLALGTPANASASNSSIFRLIQSGDDSLDAEDVPVTKIKTEEIDFEDESVRKIKTEEIDLEDELKRLSLTSDLASSHLDYEKPFLDLLSACGQMRPSNFMEVFSKFCEPESIVKIGEGTYGEAFRAGPSVCKIVPIDGDFTVNGEIQKRADELLEEVILSWTLNQLREQETEAQNLCPTFIRTQDIKVCQGPYDPILVKAWEEWDAKNGSENDHPDFPEKQCYVMFVLEHGGKDLEGFVLLNFDEARSLLVQVTAGLAVAEAAFEFEHRDLHWGNILLSRNNSSTLPFIVEGKQVFVKTFGVQISIIDFTLSRINTGEKILFLDLTADPYLFKGPKGDKQSETYRKMKAVTKDSWEGHFARTNVLWLIYLVDLLLTKKSFERSSKDERELRSLKQRMEKYKSAKEALSDPFFSDMLLDQIS from the exons ATGGGGCAGAGAG GTTGGTGTTTGGTGGCAGTTGATCTTTGGTCTGATATCATTAGATCCGATGAAGAAGACGGAGATGGGTTCAGAGATGTCCCTCAGGTCGAAGTTTACCAGAGAAGGAAGAAGCTTGAGAAGCCTTCCGCAGCCGaaaattt AGCGTGGTCGGTGAAAGGTGTTCGTACAAGTTTCATCAACGGACCCAAGAGAGATAGCTGGACTCGTTCCCTTTCCACCAG AGGGAGGGAGAGTATAGCAGTGGGCGCTTATGTCAACAATCAGCCTCAGAAGAAGCATGTTAGGAGAAAGAAGCCTGCTATTCCAAAG GGGAAAGGTGTGAAAGCTCCAGACTTGCAGAAAGAGAAGGAGTATTTTCATGAGGTTGATGCTTTTGAGCTTGTGGAAGAGAGTCCATCTCCCAAGACCAAGAATGCTAGTACATGGATCAATGGTGAGCAAGTTGTTCCTGAGGTGCCGCATCTGGCCACACGATTAGAGAAATGGCTGATCTCGAAGAAGTTAAATCGTCCTTGTGGTCCTTCAAGCACACTCTCTAAGATACTTGAAAGTTCACACTCAACCACACGCCTAGAGCCAATACTTGATGATGTTGCCTTTGATGTGTTGGCTCTAGGAACCCCAGCAAATGCTTCTGCTAGTAACAGTTCAATTTTCAGGCTCATTCAGAGCGGTGATGACAGCTTAGATGCCGAAGATGTGCCTGTTACAAAGATCAAGACAGAGGAAATTGACTTTGAAGATGAGTCTGTTAGAAAGATCAAGACTGAAGAAATCGACCTTGAAGATGAGCTGAAGCGACTGTCTTTGACGTCTGATCTGGCATCCTCTCATCTGGATTATGAGAAGCCATTTCTTGATCTGTTGTCCGCCTGTGGACAGATGCGACCATCAAACTTCATGGAAGTGTTCTCCAAATTCTG TGAACCAGAAAGCATTGTCAAGATTGGTGAAGGTACGTATGGGGAGGCTTTTAGAGCTGGTCCTAGTGTCTGCAAAATTGTTCCAATCGATGGAGACTTTACCGTTAACGGAGAAATACAGAAG AGAGCTGACGAACTGCTTGAGGAAGTGATACTCTCTTGGACTCTTAATCAACTTAGAGAACAAGAGACTGAAGCTCAGAATTTGTGCCCGACATTCATAAGAACTCAAGA TATAAAAGTGTGCCAAGGTCCCTATGACCCTATACTGGTAAAAGCATGGGAAGAGTGGGATGCAAAAAATGGATCTGAGAATGATCACCCAGATTTTCCGGAGAAACAA TGTTATGTCATGTTTGTTCTGGAACATGGTGGCAAAGACCTTGAAGGCTTCGTTCTTTTGAACTTTGATGAAGCACGGAGCTTACTGGTTCAG GTCACCGCTGGCCTGGCTGTTGCTGAAGCTGCTTTTGAGTTTGAGCACAGAGATCTTCACTG gGGAAACATTCTTCTAAGTCGTAATAACTCGAGTACTCTGCCTTTTATTGTCGAGGGGAAACAAGTTTTCGTCAAAACTTTTGGAGTACAGATATCTATAATCGACTTTACTCTTTCAAGAATCAATACAG GTGAAAAGATACTGTTTCTGGACCTTACTGCTGATCCCTACCTTTTCAAAGGACCAAAAGGAGATAAACAG TCGGAAACTTATAGAAAGATGAAGGCGGTTACTAAAGATAGCTGGGAAGGACA CTTTGCTCGAACAAACGTTCTCTGGTTAATCTACCTCGTGGATCTCTTACTGACCAAGAAATCATTC GAGCGGTCTTCGAAAGATGAAAGAGAATTGAGGTCACTGAAGCAGCGCATGGAGAAGTATAAATCAGCTAAAGAGGCTCTTTCAGATCCTTTCTTCTCAGACATGTTGTTGGACCAAATATCATAA
- the LOC125591937 gene encoding proline-rich receptor-like protein kinase PERK9: protein MKDCLHANPTWVEKDKPASKVPEAAKNTTNINVVAVNTDTETNIEAIKNPPTASAPVAADLSVSSPTPTASEALPSSEPVDLSFENDLQEILSPVPPSSQPPTLPPPPPATASSPSPLDSLSIVTIPTNLDRRPTPFKHKSSLKRPSLLSPPTVTLFNPF, encoded by the coding sequence ATGAAGGACTGTCTCCATGCAAACCCAACATGGGTTGAAAAGGATAAGCCCGCCTCAAAGGTTCCTGAAGCTGCAAAAAACACCACCAACATCAATGTTGTAGCAGTTAACACCGATACTGAAACCAATATTGAGGCAATTAAAAACCCACCTACTGCTTCTGCCCCGGTGGCTGCTGATCTTTCTGTTTCTAGCCCCACTCCTACAGCCTCTGAAGCTCTCCCTTCTTCTGAGCCAGTAGACCTATCTTTTGAAAATGATCTCCAAGAAATACTATCCCCGGTCCCTCCCTCCTCCCAGCCCCCTACTCTCCCCCCACCCCCTCCTGCCACAGCTTCTTCCCCTAGCCCCCTTGACTCCCTCTCAATCGTTACTATCCCTACCAATCTTGACCGTCGACCAACCCCATTCAAGCATAAATCATCCCTCAAAAGACCATCTCTCCTCTCCCCTCCTACGGTAACCCTTTTCAACCCTTTCTAA
- the LOC106366834 gene encoding serine/threonine-protein kinase haspin homolog isoform X4 encodes MGQRVDLWSDIIRSDEEDGDGFRDVPQVEVYQRRKKLEKPSAAENLAWSVKGVRTSFINGPKRDSWTRSLSTRGRESIAVGAYVNNQPQKKHVRRKKPAIPKGKGVKAPDLQKEKEYFHEVDAFELVEESPSPKTKNASTWINGEQVVPEVPHLATRLEKWLISKKLNRPCGPSSTLSKILESSHSTTRLEPILDDVAFDVLALGTPANASASNSSIFRLIQSGDDSLDAEDVPVTKIKTEEIDFEDESVRKIKTEEIDLEDELKRLSLTSDLASSHLDYEKPFLDLLSACGQMRPSNFMEVFSKFCEPESIVKIGEGTYGEAFRAGPSVCKIVPIDGDFTVNGEIQKRADELLEEVILSWTLNQLREQETEAQNLCPTFIRTQDIKVCQGPYDPILVKAWEEWDAKNGSENDHPDFPEKQCYVMFVLEHGGKDLEGFVLLNFDEARSLLVQVTAGLAVAEAAFEFEHRDLHWGNILLSRNNSSTLPFIVEGKQVFVKTFGVQISIIDFTLSRINTGEKILFLDLTADPYLFKGPKGDKQSETYRKMKAVTKDSWEGHFARTNVLWLIYLVDLLLTKKSFERSSKDERELRSLKQRMEKYKSAKEALSDPFFSDMLLDQIS; translated from the exons ATGGGGCAGAGAG TTGATCTTTGGTCTGATATCATTAGATCCGATGAAGAAGACGGAGATGGGTTCAGAGATGTCCCTCAGGTCGAAGTTTACCAGAGAAGGAAGAAGCTTGAGAAGCCTTCCGCAGCCGaaaattt AGCGTGGTCGGTGAAAGGTGTTCGTACAAGTTTCATCAACGGACCCAAGAGAGATAGCTGGACTCGTTCCCTTTCCACCAG AGGGAGGGAGAGTATAGCAGTGGGCGCTTATGTCAACAATCAGCCTCAGAAGAAGCATGTTAGGAGAAAGAAGCCTGCTATTCCAAAG GGGAAAGGTGTGAAAGCTCCAGACTTGCAGAAAGAGAAGGAGTATTTTCATGAGGTTGATGCTTTTGAGCTTGTGGAAGAGAGTCCATCTCCCAAGACCAAGAATGCTAGTACATGGATCAATGGTGAGCAAGTTGTTCCTGAGGTGCCGCATCTGGCCACACGATTAGAGAAATGGCTGATCTCGAAGAAGTTAAATCGTCCTTGTGGTCCTTCAAGCACACTCTCTAAGATACTTGAAAGTTCACACTCAACCACACGCCTAGAGCCAATACTTGATGATGTTGCCTTTGATGTGTTGGCTCTAGGAACCCCAGCAAATGCTTCTGCTAGTAACAGTTCAATTTTCAGGCTCATTCAGAGCGGTGATGACAGCTTAGATGCCGAAGATGTGCCTGTTACAAAGATCAAGACAGAGGAAATTGACTTTGAAGATGAGTCTGTTAGAAAGATCAAGACTGAAGAAATCGACCTTGAAGATGAGCTGAAGCGACTGTCTTTGACGTCTGATCTGGCATCCTCTCATCTGGATTATGAGAAGCCATTTCTTGATCTGTTGTCCGCCTGTGGACAGATGCGACCATCAAACTTCATGGAAGTGTTCTCCAAATTCTG TGAACCAGAAAGCATTGTCAAGATTGGTGAAGGTACGTATGGGGAGGCTTTTAGAGCTGGTCCTAGTGTCTGCAAAATTGTTCCAATCGATGGAGACTTTACCGTTAACGGAGAAATACAGAAG AGAGCTGACGAACTGCTTGAGGAAGTGATACTCTCTTGGACTCTTAATCAACTTAGAGAACAAGAGACTGAAGCTCAGAATTTGTGCCCGACATTCATAAGAACTCAAGA TATAAAAGTGTGCCAAGGTCCCTATGACCCTATACTGGTAAAAGCATGGGAAGAGTGGGATGCAAAAAATGGATCTGAGAATGATCACCCAGATTTTCCGGAGAAACAA TGTTATGTCATGTTTGTTCTGGAACATGGTGGCAAAGACCTTGAAGGCTTCGTTCTTTTGAACTTTGATGAAGCACGGAGCTTACTGGTTCAG GTCACCGCTGGCCTGGCTGTTGCTGAAGCTGCTTTTGAGTTTGAGCACAGAGATCTTCACTG gGGAAACATTCTTCTAAGTCGTAATAACTCGAGTACTCTGCCTTTTATTGTCGAGGGGAAACAAGTTTTCGTCAAAACTTTTGGAGTACAGATATCTATAATCGACTTTACTCTTTCAAGAATCAATACAG GTGAAAAGATACTGTTTCTGGACCTTACTGCTGATCCCTACCTTTTCAAAGGACCAAAAGGAGATAAACAG TCGGAAACTTATAGAAAGATGAAGGCGGTTACTAAAGATAGCTGGGAAGGACA CTTTGCTCGAACAAACGTTCTCTGGTTAATCTACCTCGTGGATCTCTTACTGACCAAGAAATCATTC GAGCGGTCTTCGAAAGATGAAAGAGAATTGAGGTCACTGAAGCAGCGCATGGAGAAGTATAAATCAGCTAAAGAGGCTCTTTCAGATCCTTTCTTCTCAGACATGTTGTTGGACCAAATATCATAA